A DNA window from Comamonas sp. 26 contains the following coding sequences:
- a CDS encoding cupin domain-containing protein — translation MDHKHSTPTHQALDVAPFGARLSAAHSSVLFKAEDLEVIRVVLRHGQTLPPHRVPGSVSLQCLEGRLEVMIGQTVHELSAKQLIHLPANMPHAVRALEDSSAIATIVLCSA, via the coding sequence ATGGACCACAAACACTCCACGCCCACCCACCAAGCTCTGGATGTCGCTCCGTTTGGAGCCAGGCTTTCAGCCGCTCACTCCAGCGTGCTCTTCAAGGCGGAAGATCTGGAAGTCATTCGCGTAGTGCTCCGCCATGGCCAGACCCTGCCACCGCATCGCGTTCCGGGCAGCGTCAGTCTGCAATGCCTTGAAGGCAGGCTTGAAGTGATGATCGGGCAGACCGTGCATGAGCTATCAGCCAAGCAGCTCATTCATCTGCCCGCCAACATGCCCCATGCGGTGCGTGCGCTGGAAGATTCGTCGGCCATTGCCACCATCGTTCTCTGCAGCGCCTGA
- a CDS encoding aldehyde dehydrogenase family protein produces the protein MTTTADLQTVLSRCGIDLPRYSGNDISVHSPIDGAEIARLAALPTAQMPQVIDRATQAFEQWRLVPAPVRGELVRLWGEELRRAKADIGHVISCEVGKIAQEGLGEVQEGVDICEFALGLSRQLHGKTIVSERPGHRIMEQYHPLGPVAVITAFNFPSAVFAWNAAIALVCGNPVIFKPSEKAPLAGLATFKALERAIEQFGDRAPAGLAQIVLGGSEVAEALVDSPQIALVSATGSSRMGRAVGPKVAARFGKRILELGGNNAMLVTPAADLDLAVRAIVFSAVGTAGQRCTSLRRLIVHRDIKQALLDKLLPAYRSLRIGNPLQSGTLVGPLIDQASFEAMQHSIEQAQQQGGQLLVGGQRQLEQTFPQGFYAAPAIVDMPAQTAIVQHETFVPLLYVLSYDELAQAIALNNDVPQGLSSCIFSNDLREVETFLSAAGSDCGIANVNIGPSGAEIGGAFGGEKETGGDRESGSDAWKQYMRRTTNTINYSRELPLAQGIQFE, from the coding sequence ATGACCACCACCGCCGACCTTCAGACCGTACTGAGCCGCTGCGGCATTGATCTGCCCCGCTACAGCGGCAATGACATCAGCGTGCATTCACCCATTGATGGTGCAGAAATTGCCAGACTGGCGGCCTTGCCCACGGCGCAAATGCCCCAGGTGATTGACCGCGCCACGCAGGCCTTTGAGCAATGGAGGCTGGTGCCCGCGCCCGTGCGTGGCGAGCTGGTGCGACTGTGGGGCGAGGAGCTGCGCCGCGCCAAGGCGGATATCGGCCATGTGATCTCCTGCGAAGTCGGCAAGATCGCTCAGGAGGGACTGGGCGAGGTGCAGGAAGGCGTGGACATCTGCGAATTTGCCCTAGGCCTGTCGCGCCAGCTGCATGGCAAGACCATTGTTTCAGAGCGGCCCGGCCACCGCATCATGGAGCAGTACCACCCGCTGGGGCCGGTGGCGGTCATCACGGCCTTCAACTTCCCCAGCGCCGTGTTTGCCTGGAATGCGGCGATTGCACTGGTCTGCGGCAACCCGGTGATCTTCAAGCCATCTGAAAAAGCGCCGCTGGCGGGCCTTGCCACCTTCAAGGCGCTGGAGCGTGCCATTGAGCAGTTTGGCGACCGCGCACCCGCCGGGCTGGCTCAGATTGTGCTGGGCGGCAGCGAGGTGGCCGAGGCCTTGGTGGACAGCCCGCAAATCGCCCTGGTTTCAGCCACGGGCTCCAGCCGCATGGGCCGCGCCGTAGGCCCCAAGGTGGCGGCGCGCTTTGGCAAGCGTATTCTGGAGCTGGGCGGCAACAACGCCATGCTGGTCACGCCCGCCGCCGATCTCGATCTTGCCGTGCGCGCCATCGTCTTCAGCGCCGTGGGCACGGCAGGTCAGCGTTGCACCAGCTTGCGCCGCCTCATCGTGCACCGTGATATCAAGCAGGCACTGCTGGATAAACTACTGCCCGCCTACCGCAGCCTGCGCATTGGCAACCCGCTGCAGTCGGGAACACTGGTCGGCCCGCTGATTGACCAAGCTTCGTTTGAAGCCATGCAGCATTCCATTGAGCAAGCCCAGCAGCAAGGTGGGCAGTTGCTCGTCGGCGGCCAGCGCCAGCTGGAGCAAACCTTCCCCCAAGGCTTTTACGCCGCGCCCGCCATTGTGGACATGCCCGCGCAAACCGCCATCGTGCAGCACGAAACCTTTGTGCCCCTGCTCTATGTGCTGAGCTATGACGAGCTGGCGCAGGCCATTGCGCTCAACAACGATGTGCCGCAGGGCCTGTCGTCCTGCATCTTTTCCAACGATCTGCGCGAGGTAGAGACGTTTTTGAGTGCAGCAGGCTCTGACTGTGGCATAGCCAATGTCAACATCGGCCCCAGCGGTGCCGAAATTGGCGGGGCCTTTGGTGGCGAGAAAGAAACCGGCGGCGACCGCGAGAGCGGTTCGGATGCATGGAAGCAGTACATGCGCCGCACCACCAACACCATCAACTATTCGCGCGAGCTGCCGCTGGCCCAGGGCATTCAGTTCGAGTGA
- a CDS encoding cupin domain-containing protein, with amino-acid sequence MALPHAQPGVPVEVQPHGVLPGSQKTCALFKSEALEVIRLVLMAGKRLPAHQTPGEMTIQCLEGRLIVSVGDKRQTLTAGQLLFLPTRTMHEVEAELDSSALLTIALHGR; translated from the coding sequence ATGGCCCTGCCCCACGCTCAACCCGGTGTTCCTGTCGAAGTGCAGCCCCATGGCGTTTTGCCGGGGAGCCAGAAGACCTGCGCGCTTTTCAAGTCCGAAGCCCTGGAAGTGATTCGCCTGGTGCTCATGGCAGGCAAGCGCCTGCCTGCGCATCAAACCCCAGGCGAGATGACGATCCAATGCCTTGAGGGCCGACTCATCGTCAGCGTGGGCGACAAGCGCCAGACGCTCACCGCAGGGCAGCTGCTGTTTCTGCCTACCCGAACCATGCATGAAGTCGAGGCCGAGCTCGATTCCTCAGCCTTGCTGACCATCGCTCTGCACGGTCGCTAG
- the mmsB gene encoding 3-hydroxyisobutyrate dehydrogenase → MQIAFIGLGNMGAPMAINLAKAGHSVKAFDLNHDAIAKVVAAGGQAASCAATAVQGAEVVITMLPASQHVESLFLGNADQQGLLAHITKGTLVIDSSTIAAATSQKVAKAAAALGIDFMDAPVSGGTGGAIAGTLTFMVGGSDAQLARAQPLLEKMGANIFHAGGVGAGQTAKICNNMLLGILMVGTSEAIALGVANGLDPKVLSEIMRRSSGGNWALEKYNPYPGVHENAPASKGYAGGFGTDLMLKDLGLAQDNATANRASTPLGGMARSIYAAHSLSGHGGEDFSSVIKMLQKKA, encoded by the coding sequence ATGCAAATCGCTTTTATCGGTCTGGGCAATATGGGCGCGCCCATGGCCATCAATCTGGCCAAGGCCGGCCACAGCGTCAAAGCTTTTGACCTGAACCATGACGCCATTGCCAAAGTGGTCGCAGCGGGCGGCCAGGCGGCATCCTGCGCCGCCACTGCGGTGCAGGGAGCAGAGGTCGTCATCACCATGCTGCCCGCCAGCCAGCATGTGGAGTCGCTGTTTCTCGGCAATGCCGATCAGCAAGGTCTGCTGGCACATATCACCAAGGGCACGCTGGTGATAGACAGCTCCACCATCGCCGCAGCCACCAGCCAGAAAGTGGCCAAGGCGGCTGCAGCCTTGGGCATTGACTTTATGGACGCCCCCGTCTCCGGAGGCACAGGCGGCGCGATTGCGGGCACGTTGACCTTTATGGTGGGCGGAAGCGACGCACAACTGGCACGTGCTCAGCCGCTGCTGGAAAAAATGGGAGCCAACATCTTCCACGCAGGCGGCGTGGGTGCAGGCCAGACGGCCAAGATCTGCAACAACATGCTGCTGGGCATTTTGATGGTGGGCACCAGCGAAGCGATTGCGCTGGGCGTGGCCAACGGGCTGGACCCCAAGGTGCTGAGCGAAATCATGCGCCGCAGCTCTGGCGGCAACTGGGCGCTGGAGAAATACAACCCCTACCCCGGCGTGCATGAAAACGCACCGGCCAGCAAAGGCTATGCGGGCGGCTTTGGCACGGATTTGATGCTCAAGGACCTGGGTCTGGCGCAGGACAACGCCACGGCCAACCGCGCCAGCACACCGCTGGGCGGCATGGCCCGTTCCATCTACGCTGCGCACAGTCTGTCCGGACATGGCGGTGAGGACTTTTCCAGCGTCATCAAGATGCTGCAGAAAAAGGCCTGA
- a CDS encoding DUF488 domain-containing protein, with product MAIRIVQLGSDRAPDEGLRIGTIRRPPRGVPKAEFSSRNYYDCWLPELSPETELMAQAQESVKLRAAGQTTEADKLWKQFEKQFRKQLAEPATDRTLGLLTALSHSSAFSLGCYCDDETQCHRSILRSLLMDKGASLKNQG from the coding sequence ATGGCCATTCGCATTGTTCAGCTAGGCAGCGACCGCGCGCCCGACGAAGGCCTGCGCATAGGCACCATTCGCCGCCCGCCGCGCGGCGTGCCCAAGGCCGAATTTTCCAGCCGCAACTATTACGACTGCTGGTTGCCAGAACTATCGCCCGAGACGGAGCTGATGGCGCAGGCGCAAGAATCCGTCAAGCTGCGCGCCGCAGGCCAGACGACCGAGGCCGACAAGCTCTGGAAGCAGTTTGAAAAGCAGTTTCGCAAGCAGCTGGCCGAACCAGCGACAGACCGCACTCTGGGTCTGCTGACCGCCCTGTCGCACAGCAGTGCTTTCTCTCTGGGCTGCTATTGCGATGACGAGACGCAATGCCACCGCAGCATTCTGCGCAGCCTGCTGATGGACAAAGGTGCCAGCCTGAAAAATCAAGGCTAA
- a CDS encoding TfoX/Sxy family protein, producing the protein MPAKPIAPETLQLIDAVRNALPDSAEVEEKTMFGCHVFMVNGKMCLGVENDELLVRLPPAGHALIAEMPGVRPLSSRGLMDGYFLVGPTAYAKREQWQYWIHEALAFNPQAKASPRRKKASATEKDSIQRTSSKRRSTKPLEVSDAAETPKKHPIFDSD; encoded by the coding sequence ATGCCTGCCAAGCCCATCGCCCCCGAAACCCTGCAGCTCATAGACGCCGTGCGCAATGCACTGCCAGACTCCGCCGAGGTGGAAGAGAAAACCATGTTCGGCTGCCATGTGTTCATGGTCAACGGCAAGATGTGCCTGGGCGTGGAGAACGATGAATTGCTCGTGCGCCTGCCTCCCGCCGGCCATGCCTTGATTGCGGAAATGCCTGGCGTTCGTCCGCTGTCCTCGCGCGGGCTGATGGATGGCTATTTCCTCGTCGGGCCCACGGCCTACGCCAAGCGCGAGCAATGGCAATACTGGATCCACGAAGCTCTGGCCTTCAACCCGCAGGCCAAGGCATCGCCACGCCGCAAAAAGGCTTCTGCTACTGAAAAAGATAGCATTCAGCGTACATCCAGCAAGCGCAGGAGCACTAAACCGCTTGAAGTATCAGACGCGGCCGAGACCCCGAAGAAGCACCCCATTTTTGACAGCGACTAA
- a CDS encoding acyl-CoA dehydrogenase family protein, with protein MDFELSQDQRAFADTARAFSQAELAPHAAQWDAEGIFPREAIAKAGELGFCGLYAPENAGGLALPRLDATLVFEEMAAVDPSTTAFITIHNMATWMLGTWATDAVREQWGEALTSGQKLASYALTEPGSGSDAASLKTRAELVGNEYIINGSKAFISGAGSTDVLVLMARTGDASSGAAGISAFVVPANAEGVSYGKKEEKMGWNSQPTRVINFDKVRIPANHLLGKEGEGFKIAMKGLDGGRINIATCSVGAAQGALTQAQSYMQERKQFGKPIASFQALQFKLADMATELVAARQMVRLAAAKLDAGARDASTYCAMAKRFATDAGFMVCNEALQLHGGYGYLRDFPLERLVRDARVHQILEGTNEIMRVIIARRMLDGDAPEAIR; from the coding sequence ATGGACTTTGAACTCAGCCAAGACCAGCGCGCCTTTGCCGATACCGCCCGTGCCTTTTCGCAGGCTGAACTGGCCCCGCACGCCGCCCAGTGGGATGCAGAGGGCATCTTCCCCCGCGAAGCCATTGCCAAGGCGGGCGAGCTGGGCTTTTGCGGCCTGTATGCGCCTGAAAACGCCGGGGGTCTGGCCCTGCCCCGGCTCGATGCGACGCTGGTGTTTGAAGAAATGGCCGCAGTCGACCCATCGACCACCGCCTTCATCACCATCCACAACATGGCGACCTGGATGCTGGGCACCTGGGCCACCGATGCGGTACGCGAACAATGGGGCGAGGCACTTACCAGTGGCCAGAAACTGGCCAGCTATGCCCTGACCGAGCCCGGTTCAGGCTCGGACGCTGCCTCGCTCAAGACCCGGGCCGAGCTGGTGGGCAACGAATACATCATCAATGGCAGCAAAGCCTTTATCAGCGGCGCAGGCAGCACCGACGTGCTGGTGCTGATGGCCAGAACCGGCGACGCAAGCTCTGGCGCTGCCGGGATTTCTGCCTTTGTCGTGCCCGCCAATGCCGAAGGCGTGAGCTACGGCAAAAAAGAAGAAAAAATGGGCTGGAACAGCCAGCCCACCCGCGTCATCAACTTCGACAAGGTGCGTATTCCCGCCAACCACCTGCTGGGCAAGGAAGGCGAAGGCTTCAAGATCGCCATGAAGGGCCTGGACGGCGGGCGCATCAATATCGCCACCTGCTCGGTCGGCGCAGCGCAAGGCGCGTTGACGCAGGCGCAAAGCTATATGCAGGAGCGCAAACAGTTCGGCAAACCCATCGCCAGCTTTCAAGCCCTGCAATTCAAACTGGCCGATATGGCGACCGAACTGGTGGCTGCGCGGCAAATGGTGCGGCTGGCTGCTGCCAAGCTGGACGCCGGCGCCCGCGATGCATCCACCTACTGCGCCATGGCCAAGCGCTTTGCCACAGACGCAGGCTTCATGGTCTGCAACGAAGCCCTGCAACTGCACGGCGGCTACGGCTATCTGCGCGACTTTCCGCTGGAGCGACTGGTGCGCGACGCGCGCGTGCACCAGATTCTGGAAGGCACGAATGAAATCATGCGCGTCATCATCGCCCGGCGCATGCTGGATGGCGATGCGCCCGAGGCGATTCGATAA
- a CDS encoding lysozyme inhibitor LprI family protein gives MRNLWIPIQLNAFALAFLLLPSTSNAQAGSDCVVGGTVQQTNACAIKDFQQADTDSQILYGDVMRALSAHERPALRKEQNEWSRQRVTQCKQSTKAFEAQADWPSRYHGCLVQQIKLRDTVLKRWLHLGPPD, from the coding sequence ATGAGAAACCTATGGATACCAATACAGCTCAATGCTTTCGCGCTCGCTTTTTTGCTACTACCAAGCACTTCCAACGCTCAGGCGGGCAGCGACTGCGTGGTGGGCGGCACCGTGCAGCAAACCAATGCCTGCGCCATCAAGGATTTTCAGCAGGCCGACACCGACAGCCAGATTCTCTACGGCGATGTGATGCGTGCCCTGTCTGCCCATGAACGCCCCGCCCTGCGCAAAGAACAAAACGAATGGAGCCGCCAGCGCGTGACCCAGTGCAAGCAAAGCACCAAGGCTTTTGAAGCGCAGGCCGACTGGCCCAGCCGCTATCACGGCTGTCTGGTGCAGCAGATCAAGTTGCGCGATACGGTGCTCAAGCGCTGGCTGCATCTGGGGCCACCTGACTGA
- a CDS encoding CoA-acylating methylmalonate-semialdehyde dehydrogenase, which translates to MNAPTSAKVLAPTVKLLINGQMVESKTTQWRDVVNPATQEVLARVPFATPDEVNAAVANAKQAFKTWRKTPIGTRARVFLKLQQLIRENMKELAAILTAEQGKTLPDAEGDVFRGLEVVEHAASIGNLQLGELANNVANGVDTYTLNQPLGVCAGITPFNFPAMIPLWMFPMAIATGNTFVLKPSEQDPMVTMRLCELALEAGVPPGVLNVIHGGEDVVNAICDHPDIKAISFVGSTKVGTHVYNRASLNGKRVQCMMGAKNHAIVMPDANKEQSLNALLGAAFGAAGQRCMAVSVAVLVGDAQKWIPDLVAKSKTLKVSGGTEAGTDVGPVVSCAALSRVESLIERGIADGAVLELDGRKPQVAGYDKGNFVGPTVFSGVKPGMSIYEQEIFGPVLCLVAADNIDQAIEFINANPNGNGTAIFTQSGAAARKFQEDIDVGQVGINVPIPVPVPLFSFTGSRASKLGDLGPYGKQVVMFYTQTKTITARWFDDSTTSHGVNTTISLK; encoded by the coding sequence ATGAACGCACCCACTTCCGCCAAGGTATTGGCGCCTACGGTCAAGCTGCTCATCAACGGGCAGATGGTCGAATCCAAAACCACCCAGTGGCGCGATGTGGTCAACCCTGCGACGCAGGAAGTGCTGGCGCGTGTGCCCTTTGCCACGCCCGATGAAGTCAACGCTGCTGTAGCCAATGCCAAGCAGGCCTTCAAAACCTGGCGCAAGACACCTATCGGCACACGTGCCCGCGTTTTCCTGAAGCTGCAGCAGCTGATTCGTGAAAACATGAAAGAGCTGGCCGCCATCCTGACCGCCGAGCAAGGCAAGACCCTGCCTGATGCAGAGGGCGACGTCTTCCGCGGCCTGGAAGTCGTGGAGCATGCCGCCAGCATAGGCAACCTGCAGCTGGGCGAGCTGGCCAACAACGTGGCCAATGGCGTCGATACCTATACGCTGAACCAGCCGCTGGGCGTGTGCGCAGGCATCACACCCTTCAACTTCCCGGCGATGATTCCGCTGTGGATGTTCCCCATGGCCATCGCCACGGGCAACACCTTTGTGCTCAAGCCCTCCGAGCAAGACCCCATGGTCACCATGCGCCTGTGCGAGCTGGCGCTGGAGGCCGGCGTTCCGCCCGGCGTGCTCAACGTCATTCATGGTGGCGAGGATGTGGTCAACGCCATCTGCGATCACCCTGATATCAAGGCCATCAGCTTTGTGGGCTCCACCAAGGTAGGCACCCATGTCTACAACCGCGCATCGCTCAACGGCAAGCGCGTGCAATGCATGATGGGTGCCAAGAACCACGCCATCGTCATGCCTGATGCCAACAAAGAGCAGTCGCTCAACGCCCTGCTAGGCGCTGCGTTTGGCGCGGCAGGCCAGCGCTGCATGGCGGTTTCTGTGGCTGTACTGGTGGGCGATGCGCAGAAGTGGATTCCCGATCTGGTAGCCAAGTCCAAGACCCTCAAGGTCAGCGGTGGCACCGAGGCAGGCACCGATGTGGGCCCGGTCGTTTCCTGCGCAGCCCTATCGCGGGTAGAAAGCCTGATCGAGCGCGGCATTGCCGATGGCGCGGTGCTGGAGCTCGATGGCCGCAAGCCCCAGGTGGCCGGTTACGACAAGGGCAACTTTGTCGGCCCCACCGTTTTCAGCGGCGTCAAACCCGGCATGAGCATTTACGAGCAGGAAATCTTCGGCCCCGTGCTCTGCCTTGTCGCGGCAGACAATATCGATCAGGCCATCGAGTTCATCAACGCCAACCCTAACGGCAACGGCACAGCCATCTTCACGCAGTCGGGCGCGGCTGCGCGCAAGTTCCAGGAAGATATCGACGTGGGCCAGGTCGGCATCAATGTGCCAATTCCTGTACCTGTACCCCTGTTCTCCTTCACCGGCAGCCGCGCTTCCAAGCTCGGCGATCTGGGCCCCTACGGCAAACAAGTGGTGATGTTCTATACGCAGACCAAGACGATTACAGCGCGCTGGTTTGACGACAGCACAACCAGCCACGGAGTGAACACCACGATTAGCTTGAAGTGA
- a CDS encoding MFS transporter: MPANTCSASASPAPELPSGLMLLFATASGLSVANVYYAQPLLEALASDFQIPLAAVGGVVSATQTGCALALLLLVPLGDLLERRRLMLGQLLALVAALLLVSVAAAPSALLAGMLLAGLLGTAMTQGLIAYAASAAAPHEQGRVVGAAQSGVFVGLLLARVFAGAVSDMAGWRGVYQCSAFLMLCMALLLWKRLPLLPPSPTAASGLRYRDLIASMFTLLRQERLLQIRGLLALLMFAAFNIFWSALVLPLSAAPFHFSRTLIGAFGLVGVIGALMAARAGHWADRGHAQRTSCIALILLLLAWWPLSLLHTSLGALMLGIVLLDLGGQALHVTNQSMILRTRPEASGRLIGLYMLFYAAGSGLGAIASTMAYARAGWQGVCQLGAAVSLLALLLWLWTRHQEDSPAPASNA; the protein is encoded by the coding sequence ATGCCCGCCAATACTTGCTCTGCTTCAGCAAGCCCCGCTCCAGAACTGCCTTCTGGCCTGATGCTGCTGTTTGCCACCGCCAGCGGGCTGAGCGTGGCCAATGTCTATTACGCCCAGCCTTTGCTGGAAGCTCTGGCCAGCGACTTTCAGATACCGCTGGCCGCCGTGGGTGGCGTGGTCAGCGCCACGCAAACCGGCTGCGCACTGGCGCTATTGCTGCTGGTGCCTCTGGGTGACCTGCTGGAGCGGCGGCGTCTGATGCTGGGGCAACTGCTGGCGCTGGTGGCAGCGCTGCTGCTGGTGTCGGTGGCCGCTGCGCCTTCTGCACTGTTGGCGGGCATGCTGCTGGCGGGCCTGCTGGGCACGGCCATGACGCAGGGGCTGATTGCTTATGCCGCCAGCGCTGCAGCGCCTCATGAGCAAGGCCGAGTCGTGGGAGCGGCGCAAAGCGGCGTCTTTGTGGGCTTGCTGCTCGCGCGGGTCTTTGCCGGGGCCGTCAGCGACATGGCTGGATGGCGCGGTGTTTATCAGTGTTCAGCCTTTCTGATGCTGTGCATGGCGCTATTGTTATGGAAGCGTTTACCGTTACTTCCGCCCTCGCCCACCGCCGCCAGCGGTCTGCGTTATCGCGACTTGATCGCATCCATGTTCACGCTGCTGCGACAGGAGCGCCTGCTGCAGATACGGGGTCTGCTGGCTCTGCTGATGTTTGCGGCCTTCAACATCTTCTGGAGCGCCCTGGTGCTACCGCTGAGTGCCGCGCCGTTTCACTTTTCGCGCACGCTCATCGGCGCTTTCGGTTTGGTGGGCGTGATCGGCGCGCTGATGGCTGCGCGTGCCGGGCATTGGGCGGATCGCGGTCACGCCCAGCGCACCAGTTGCATCGCACTGATTTTGCTGCTGCTTGCCTGGTGGCCGCTATCGCTGCTGCACACCTCGCTGGGTGCCTTGATGCTGGGCATTGTTTTGCTGGACCTGGGCGGCCAAGCCTTGCATGTGACCAATCAGAGCATGATTTTGCGAACCCGACCCGAGGCCAGTGGCCGCCTGATAGGCCTCTATATGCTGTTTTACGCCGCTGGCAGCGGTCTGGGGGCCATCGCCAGCACCATGGCTTACGCCCGCGCGGGCTGGCAAGGTGTGTGCCAGCTGGGCGCAGCGGTCAGTCTGCTGGCTTTGCTGCTGTGGTTGTGGACGCGACACCAGGAGGATAGTCCCGCCCCAGCATCCAATGCCTGA
- a CDS encoding helix-turn-helix domain-containing protein, whose translation MATAAPVNDQPCPVARSVDLIGDRWSLLIVRDAFDGMRRFSDFQRSLGVARNILSDRLKKLVDAGVLETEAAAEGSAYQAYVLTSRGESLFPVVLALRQWGEGNLFKPGEAHSLLLDKATGQPVPPLRVLDAQGHELRPAQTWVRKLHAANEV comes from the coding sequence ATGGCCACTGCTGCCCCCGTGAATGACCAGCCTTGTCCTGTGGCGCGGTCAGTCGATCTGATTGGCGACCGCTGGTCGCTGCTCATCGTGCGCGATGCGTTTGACGGCATGCGCCGCTTCAGCGACTTTCAGCGCAGCCTGGGCGTGGCGCGCAACATCCTCTCGGACCGGCTGAAAAAGCTGGTGGATGCTGGCGTTCTGGAAACCGAAGCCGCTGCCGAAGGCTCGGCCTATCAGGCCTATGTGCTCACGTCGCGCGGCGAAAGCCTGTTCCCCGTGGTGCTGGCATTGCGCCAGTGGGGCGAAGGCAATCTGTTCAAGCCGGGTGAAGCACATTCGCTGCTGTTGGACAAAGCCACCGGCCAGCCCGTGCCGCCCCTGCGCGTGCTCGATGCGCAAGGCCATGAGTTACGCCCCGCCCAGACGTGGGTGCGCAAGCTGCATGCGGCCAATGAAGTCTGA
- a CDS encoding toxin, which yields MKSDLGADLGAVPCDICSDISHVMRVVVIGTSGAGKTTFASDLAAALELKHTELDQLHWGSDWKPAPTEQFVRGAAQAAAGQRWVMDGNYSVVRDQLWPRATHVVWLNYGRCTVFSRVLWRTVRRATLGTQLFHGNRESWRSAFFSRDSILLWSWQTFAKNQRKYRDLRASGQFAQAQWLEFRTPQQTRQWLESLRPAAGAKNKPEC from the coding sequence ATGAAGTCTGACCTGGGTGCTGACTTGGGCGCTGTCCCCTGCGATATTTGCAGTGATATCTCCCACGTTATGCGCGTGGTGGTCATCGGCACCAGTGGTGCGGGCAAAACCACGTTTGCGTCGGATCTGGCTGCGGCTTTGGAACTGAAGCATACCGAGCTGGATCAATTGCACTGGGGGTCTGACTGGAAGCCTGCGCCCACCGAACAGTTTGTCCGTGGCGCTGCACAGGCTGCAGCGGGGCAGCGCTGGGTGATGGATGGCAATTACAGCGTGGTGCGCGATCAGCTGTGGCCGCGTGCCACGCATGTCGTGTGGCTTAACTACGGGCGCTGCACGGTATTTTCACGCGTGCTGTGGCGCACCGTTCGCCGCGCCACGCTGGGCACGCAGCTGTTTCACGGCAACCGCGAGAGCTGGCGCAGCGCGTTTTTCTCCAGAGACTCCATCTTGCTGTGGTCGTGGCAGACCTTTGCCAAAAACCAGCGCAAATACCGCGACTTGCGCGCCAGTGGGCAGTTTGCGCAGGCGCAGTGGCTGGAGTTCCGTACGCCGCAGCAGACCCGGCAATGGCTGGAATCACTGAGGCCCGCAGCAGGTGCGAAGAACAAGCCCGAATGCTGA
- a CDS encoding LysR family transcriptional regulator, with amino-acid sequence MDWDHLRFFGELARSGSMAAAARKLGVEHTTVSRRIQALEKQLGAVLFAREAGQWRLTEAGRQLLAVSNAMQSAVDELEHGPLAQAATSEGPAGLVRVGATEGFGTQMLASELAKLTLRYPLLSVDLLALPRMLHLSSREADIVISLERPKRGSVIVTKLTDYSLYLYGQREYLARKPLVARTEDLRHHSFVHYVDDLLFTRELQLLDTLHRPERFALRSTSITAQYEAVRAGAGLAVLPAFVADKDPILSRVLPDQACFTRTFWMSMPVESRQIPRISTTWSFLRDAVQGMQLLLCPPQ; translated from the coding sequence GTGGATTGGGACCACCTGCGTTTTTTTGGAGAACTGGCGCGCAGCGGCAGTATGGCAGCGGCTGCGCGCAAGCTGGGGGTGGAGCACACCACGGTATCGCGCCGCATTCAGGCGCTGGAAAAGCAGCTGGGAGCCGTGCTGTTCGCCCGCGAAGCCGGGCAATGGCGGCTGACAGAAGCCGGGCGCCAGTTGCTGGCCGTAAGCAACGCCATGCAAAGCGCGGTGGATGAGCTGGAGCATGGCCCGCTGGCGCAGGCTGCGACCAGCGAAGGCCCGGCCGGGCTGGTGCGCGTGGGCGCGACCGAGGGCTTTGGCACGCAGATGCTGGCGTCTGAGCTGGCCAAGCTCACGCTGCGCTATCCGCTGCTCAGCGTGGATTTGCTGGCGCTGCCGCGCATGCTGCATCTCTCCAGCCGCGAGGCAGATATCGTTATCTCGCTAGAGCGGCCCAAACGTGGCTCAGTCATCGTCACCAAACTCACGGACTACAGCCTCTACCTCTATGGCCAGCGCGAATACCTGGCGCGCAAGCCGCTGGTGGCACGCACCGAAGATCTGCGCCACCACAGCTTTGTGCACTATGTGGATGATTTGCTGTTTACGCGAGAGCTGCAGCTGCTTGACACCTTGCATAGGCCCGAGCGCTTTGCGCTGCGCAGCACCAGCATCACAGCGCAGTACGAAGCCGTGCGCGCCGGTGCTGGGCTAGCCGTGCTGCCGGCCTTTGTGGCAGACAAAGATCCCATCTTGAGCCGAGTGCTGCCCGATCAGGCCTGCTTTACCCGGACCTTCTGGATGAGCATGCCCGTTGAGTCTCGCCAGATTCCGCGTATCTCAACCACCTGGAGTTTTCTGCGCGATGCAGTGCAGGGCATGCAGCTCTTGCTGTGCCCGCCTCAATAG